From a region of the Constantimarinum furrinae genome:
- a CDS encoding TlpA family protein disulfide reductase — protein sequence MSYIKRNWSNIVILMVIALLAFPQTRLPIQVFVQRLISFSPSEVELDERSTISDYDWNLRSTQGDIVSFKRAEGKVSLVNFWATWCPPCIVEMPSFQRLYERYGNSVQFYFVSSENPSVISNFLKKKGYTFPVYIQIEEPPSYFAVPSIPKTYLLSASGEIVVDKTGVADWNTSAFHSLLDQLLSDESAR from the coding sequence ATGAGCTATATTAAAAGAAATTGGAGCAACATTGTTATTTTAATGGTAATAGCATTGCTTGCTTTTCCCCAAACCCGTCTCCCGATTCAGGTATTTGTACAACGATTAATTTCGTTTAGCCCTTCGGAAGTCGAATTAGATGAGCGTAGTACCATATCAGACTATGACTGGAACCTTAGATCAACGCAGGGGGATATAGTGTCTTTTAAAAGGGCTGAAGGGAAGGTAAGTCTAGTTAATTTCTGGGCTACCTGGTGTCCGCCTTGTATTGTTGAAATGCCATCATTCCAACGATTATATGAACGTTACGGGAATAGTGTTCAATTTTATTTTGTGTCCTCAGAAAACCCTTCAGTGATCAGTAATTTTCTGAAGAAAAAAGGATATACTTTTCCCGTGTACATTCAAATTGAAGAACCACCATCTTATTTTGCTGTTCCTTCTATTCCGAAGACCTATTTATTATCGGCCTCAGGGGAGATCGTGGTCGACAAGACGGGGGTTGCAGATTGGAACACATCAGCTTTTCACAGCCTGTTGGACCAATTGTTAAGCGATGAGTCGGCTCGCTAG
- a CDS encoding lycopene cyclase domain-containing protein, translating into MKYLYLYLNIGSFIIPFIFSFHPKLKFYKKWRSLFPAIAIMMLIFIPWDVVFTNGGIWGFNENYITGYKLLNLPVEEWLFFICIPYACIFTHYSLHYIFPKFSFSEHITLLIQIALLTTMIVSLWYFYDRWYTLVNFTYTIILLGLVYNNKQKILRGFFPTFLVVLLPFFLINGILTGSFIEEQVVWYNDAENIGYRLGTIPVEDTMYALGMLLTVLVFTEILEQRKRIN; encoded by the coding sequence ATGAAATATTTATACCTCTATTTAAATATAGGTTCATTTATAATTCCATTTATATTTAGTTTTCACCCTAAGCTTAAATTCTATAAAAAGTGGAGATCCCTTTTTCCTGCGATCGCTATCATGATGTTGATCTTCATTCCATGGGATGTTGTTTTTACAAATGGTGGTATTTGGGGTTTTAATGAAAATTATATAACCGGTTATAAGCTCCTAAACCTTCCGGTAGAAGAATGGCTTTTCTTTATTTGTATCCCGTATGCCTGTATTTTTACTCATTACTCCCTACATTATATTTTTCCGAAGTTTTCTTTCTCCGAACATATAACGCTACTTATACAGATAGCACTACTTACGACTATGATCGTATCCCTATGGTACTTTTACGACCGTTGGTATACCCTTGTCAATTTTACGTATACCATCATCCTACTCGGTTTAGTCTATAATAACAAACAAAAAATATTACGGGGCTTTTTCCCAACTTTCTTGGTCGTGCTACTTCCCTTCTTTCTCATTAATGGAATTCTCACCGGAAGTTTTATTGAAGAGCAAGTTGTATGGTATAATGACGCCGAAAATATTGGTTATAGACTTGGAACCATACCCGTTGAGGATACAATGTATGCCCTAGGGATGTTGCTCACTGTGTTGGTTTTCACTGAAATTCTCGAACAACGTAAAAGGATAAACTAG
- a CDS encoding phytoene desaturase family protein produces the protein MKNIAIIGSGFSSLAAASYLAKSGHLVTIYEKNDTVGGRARQLKRDGFTFDIGPTWYWMPDVFERFFADFNKKPSDYYTLQKLNPAYQVYFNPGDYITIEDTLDKICLAFEKEEQGSSAKLRNFMNQALDNYEIAIKDLVYRPGISPLELVTPVTAKKLGQFFSTISKEVRKEFKNPRLIAIMEFPVLFLGAKPSNTPAFYSFMNYADFGLGTFHPKNGMYSVIKAMKSLAEELGVTIKVNENVERIVVQDKKATGIISNGVSIPADIVLSGADYHHTETLLEPMYRQYSESYWEKKTFAPSSLLFYVGFKKKLEHVAHHTLFFDVDFEEHAKAIYDEPAWPEKPLFYASFPSKTDANIAPEGTEAGIFLIPLAPGLTDIPELREEYFEMIIERFEKLTTQEVKNYIIFKESFCLNDFVSDYNSYKGNAYGLANTLMQTAFLRPKLKSKKVGNLFFTGQLTVPGPGVPPSLISGKLAAGLIEKDI, from the coding sequence ATGAAGAATATAGCTATTATAGGTTCCGGGTTTTCCTCGCTTGCGGCTGCCAGTTATCTGGCCAAATCGGGACATTTGGTCACTATTTATGAAAAAAATGATACCGTTGGGGGGCGCGCCAGACAACTTAAAAGAGATGGCTTCACGTTCGATATAGGTCCAACCTGGTACTGGATGCCCGATGTTTTTGAGCGATTCTTTGCCGATTTCAATAAAAAACCATCCGATTACTATACGCTTCAGAAATTAAATCCTGCCTATCAAGTCTATTTTAATCCTGGGGATTATATAACGATCGAAGATACACTTGATAAAATATGTCTCGCCTTTGAAAAGGAAGAACAAGGAAGTTCGGCCAAACTCAGAAATTTCATGAATCAGGCTTTGGATAATTATGAGATCGCTATCAAAGATCTCGTCTATCGCCCGGGTATCTCCCCTTTAGAACTTGTAACGCCGGTAACCGCTAAAAAGTTAGGGCAATTTTTTAGTACTATAAGTAAGGAGGTTAGAAAGGAATTCAAAAATCCCAGACTTATTGCTATCATGGAGTTTCCCGTACTTTTTCTGGGAGCCAAACCTTCGAATACACCCGCCTTTTACAGTTTTATGAATTATGCCGATTTCGGATTAGGTACGTTCCATCCCAAGAACGGTATGTATTCGGTAATAAAAGCAATGAAAAGTCTTGCAGAAGAACTTGGCGTGACCATTAAGGTCAATGAGAATGTTGAAAGGATCGTGGTTCAGGATAAAAAGGCCACCGGTATAATAAGTAACGGGGTCTCGATTCCAGCAGATATTGTATTAAGCGGAGCAGACTACCATCATACAGAAACGTTGCTTGAGCCCATGTACCGACAATATTCAGAAAGCTATTGGGAAAAAAAGACCTTTGCACCCTCAAGCCTGCTATTTTATGTAGGATTCAAGAAAAAACTTGAACATGTAGCACATCATACGTTGTTTTTCGATGTAGACTTTGAAGAACATGCAAAAGCCATTTACGACGAACCTGCATGGCCCGAAAAACCGTTGTTCTATGCCAGTTTTCCTTCAAAAACGGATGCTAATATTGCCCCTGAGGGTACCGAAGCCGGAATTTTTCTGATCCCCTTGGCACCCGGACTTACAGATATTCCCGAGCTGAGAGAGGAGTACTTTGAAATGATCATCGAAAGATTTGAAAAGCTTACCACCCAAGAGGTAAAAAATTACATTATATTTAAGGAATCGTTTTGTCTGAATGACTTTGTTTCGGATTATAACTCATACAAAGGGAATGCCTACGGTTTGGCAAATACCCTTATGCAAACGGCTTTTTTGAGACCGAAACTGAAAAGTAAAAAAGTGGGTAATCTCTTTTTTACAGGTCAGCTAACCGTCCCGGGACCCGGAGTTCCTCCGTCACTCATCTCTGGTAAATTAGCTGCCGGATTGATTGAAAAAGATATTTAA
- a CDS encoding sterol desaturase family protein, whose protein sequence is MTTLLWILIFVGTFCIMEFMAWFTHKYVMHGFLWHLHKDHHKKDHGSWWERNDLFFIFYAAVSIACFIGWQYYGFWAGLPIGLGIFAYGLTYFLVHDIFIHQRFKLFRNANNWYAKGIRRAHKMHHKHLDRQKGECFGMLFPPLKYFKK, encoded by the coding sequence ATGACAACACTACTCTGGATATTGATCTTTGTTGGCACCTTCTGTATTATGGAATTTATGGCGTGGTTTACCCATAAATATGTAATGCACGGATTTTTATGGCATCTCCATAAGGATCATCATAAAAAGGATCACGGAAGCTGGTGGGAACGCAATGATTTATTCTTTATTTTTTACGCTGCAGTAAGTATTGCCTGTTTTATAGGTTGGCAGTACTATGGGTTTTGGGCAGGCCTCCCCATTGGTCTGGGAATTTTTGCCTACGGACTTACCTATTTCTTGGTTCATGATATATTTATACATCAGCGATTTAAATTGTTTCGCAATGCCAACAACTGGTACGCTAAAGGCATAAGAAGAGCGCATAAAATGCACCATAAACATTTGGACAGACAAAAAGGAGAATGTTTTGGGATGCTTTTCCCGCCATTAAAATATTTCAAAAAATAG
- a CDS encoding phytoene/squalene synthase family protein produces the protein MKEIFDTVSKSCSKEVTNTYSTSFSLATKMLSPTIRQDIYNIYGFVRFADEIVDSFHDYNKKKLFNGFEEDLWRAIEDKISLNPILNSFQHTVHNYGIEKHLITSFMDSMRLDLSKSTYLTSKEFEEYIYGSADVVGLMCLKVFVKGDRDKYEALKESAMHLGSAFQKVNFLRDLKADYEGLNRSYFPNTDLASLDEISKQVIIAEIEEDFKLGYKGILLLPNEAKFGVFMAYRYYKRLLKKLSKTPAIEIKNARIRVPNYEKFGLLTRSYVKYQLNLVK, from the coding sequence ATGAAAGAAATTTTTGACACCGTATCGAAGAGTTGCAGTAAAGAGGTCACTAACACCTACAGCACCTCTTTTTCGCTTGCGACTAAAATGCTATCTCCCACCATCAGGCAGGATATTTACAATATTTATGGTTTTGTTAGGTTCGCCGATGAAATCGTAGATTCATTTCACGATTATAATAAGAAAAAACTTTTTAATGGATTTGAAGAAGATCTTTGGAGAGCAATAGAAGATAAAATAAGTCTGAATCCCATTTTAAATTCCTTCCAACATACGGTGCATAATTACGGAATTGAAAAACATCTAATTACTTCATTTATGGATAGTATGCGATTGGATCTCTCAAAAAGCACCTATCTTACCTCAAAAGAATTTGAAGAATATATTTATGGTTCGGCCGATGTTGTTGGACTCATGTGCTTAAAGGTTTTTGTAAAGGGAGACCGAGATAAGTATGAAGCCTTAAAAGAATCGGCCATGCATTTGGGTTCTGCATTTCAAAAGGTGAATTTTTTAAGAGATCTGAAAGCCGATTACGAAGGTTTGAATCGCTCCTATTTTCCGAACACAGATCTCGCCTCCCTTGATGAAATTTCGAAACAGGTTATCATCGCCGAAATTGAAGAAGATTTCAAGTTGGGATATAAGGGCATACTGCTTTTACCTAATGAAGCGAAGTTTGGCGTATTTATGGCGTACAGATACTATAAAAGGCTATTAAAGAAACTTTCTAAGACTCCGGCAATTGAAATTAAAAATGCCCGGATCCGCGTTCCCAATTACGAAAAATTCGGACTATTAACCCGTAGTTATGTAAAGTATCAATTAAATTTGGTGAAATAG
- a CDS encoding shikimate kinase, with translation MKIVLLGYMGSGKSVVGEQLATTLNYSFLDLDNEIEKNAGMPISNLFSEKGEIWFRRKENEILKEIIQQDPKLVLATGGGTPCYGDSSSFIQLEKDVISIYLKTSLDELTHRLFSETTHRPLIAHLESKEALKDFIRKHLFERAHYYNQADLVIETDGKPVNAIVEIIVARLF, from the coding sequence ATGAAAATAGTTCTTTTGGGATACATGGGAAGCGGGAAATCAGTAGTTGGTGAACAGTTGGCAACTACATTGAATTATAGCTTTTTAGACCTCGACAATGAAATTGAAAAGAACGCGGGAATGCCCATTTCCAATCTTTTTTCTGAAAAGGGAGAGATCTGGTTCCGAAGAAAAGAAAACGAAATTTTAAAGGAAATTATCCAACAAGATCCCAAGCTGGTTCTCGCCACCGGAGGGGGAACTCCCTGTTACGGAGATTCTTCCAGCTTTATTCAATTAGAAAAGGATGTAATTAGCATTTATCTTAAAACCTCTTTGGATGAACTAACTCATCGATTATTTTCAGAAACAACTCACCGTCCATTAATCGCTCATCTTGAAAGTAAAGAAGCATTGAAGGATTTTATTCGCAAACACCTTTTTGAAAGAGCTCATTATTACAACCAGGCAGATCTTGTGATTGAAACCGATGGTAAACCCGTTAATGCTATCGTAGAAATCATTGTAGCAAGATTATTCTAA
- a CDS encoding BclA C-terminal domain-containing protein, translated as MKRSIFYLFLIFSISGFSQIGIGTTSPSASLDINGNVRIRSVNQDPDTDVARDSVLVISKDGTVNTMEAVKIISAALPTAVKGNFSSSGLVNLSLLSGSQTITFDSEAFDMNDEFDLTSHTFTANNDGIYSVYVQIEASSSLGIATNFGVQILKNGTVENRNSFANVGILGTNATPPVRSSQTLLQLTAGDTITFRVEGDIALGSVNLLGTDQDSYFTIHQIR; from the coding sequence ATGAAAAGATCTATATTTTATCTTTTTCTTATCTTCAGCATTTCTGGGTTTTCACAAATAGGGATAGGAACAACTTCACCTTCAGCAAGTTTAGACATAAACGGTAATGTAAGAATCCGGTCCGTCAATCAGGATCCGGACACAGATGTTGCACGTGATTCGGTATTGGTTATTTCAAAAGACGGAACAGTAAATACCATGGAAGCAGTGAAAATTATCTCGGCTGCACTTCCCACCGCCGTGAAGGGCAATTTCTCAAGCTCGGGGCTCGTCAATCTTTCTTTGCTTTCAGGATCGCAAACCATTACCTTCGATAGTGAAGCATTCGATATGAACGACGAATTCGATCTCACTTCTCATACTTTTACTGCGAACAACGATGGCATCTATTCGGTATACGTACAGATAGAAGCCTCTAGTTCTCTTGGTATAGCCACTAATTTTGGTGTACAAATACTAAAAAACGGAACTGTAGAAAACAGAAACAGTTTCGCCAATGTGGGTATACTGGGAACCAACGCTACTCCTCCGGTACGGTCCTCTCAAACCTTACTTCAGTTAACAGCCGGCGACACCATCACTTTCAGGGTTGAAGGTGATATTGCCTTGGGAAGTGTCAATTTGTTAGGTACAGATCAAGATAGTTATTTTACCATCCATCAAATTCGCTAA
- a CDS encoding MerR family transcriptional regulator: MGVKTQFSIKDLENLSNVKAHTIRIWEKRYNLLEPERTDTNIRKYNLENLKKLLNVAYLYDQGHKISKIAKLENSEIQKLIQKNSINETNSLALKQLKSAMFDFDDDLFQYTFTELNKTKSFSEIFSEVFLPLLSDIGLLWQTGTIDPSHERFISELIKRKVIVAIDSLKTQPNKSSSPVFALFLPIGEIHEIGLLFTNFQLLSRGFKTVYLGTNIGIESLVHITNHYNQICFLSYFTVKPDLIEIRKYLRDFNKRISKDDQHQLWLLGAKVRKFSDLKTPPNIKIIANNKDFPELLETLKKS, from the coding sequence ATGGGTGTAAAAACACAATTCAGTATTAAAGACCTTGAAAACCTTAGTAATGTAAAGGCTCATACCATTCGCATCTGGGAAAAACGTTATAACCTTCTTGAACCGGAGCGTACCGATACAAATATTCGTAAGTACAATCTCGAAAATCTAAAAAAACTTCTGAATGTCGCTTATTTATATGACCAGGGACATAAAATTTCTAAAATTGCCAAGCTCGAAAATTCAGAAATTCAGAAGCTCATTCAGAAGAATTCGATTAATGAAACAAATAGTCTCGCATTAAAGCAGCTCAAATCTGCGATGTTCGATTTTGATGACGACCTTTTTCAGTATACGTTTACAGAACTAAACAAAACAAAATCCTTCAGTGAGATCTTTAGTGAAGTGTTTTTGCCTTTGCTAAGTGATATCGGACTTCTATGGCAAACAGGGACGATCGACCCCTCTCACGAGCGATTTATTTCAGAATTGATAAAAAGAAAAGTCATTGTTGCCATCGATTCGCTGAAGACTCAACCGAATAAATCTTCATCACCGGTATTTGCGCTATTTCTCCCTATAGGTGAAATTCACGAGATTGGCTTATTGTTTACCAATTTTCAGCTGCTTTCACGCGGATTTAAAACAGTATATCTGGGAACTAACATTGGAATTGAGAGTCTAGTTCATATCACGAATCATTACAACCAAATCTGCTTTTTATCCTACTTTACGGTAAAACCCGATCTAATTGAAATTCGTAAATATTTAAGGGATTTCAACAAAAGGATATCTAAGGATGATCAACACCAGCTGTGGTTATTGGGAGCAAAAGTGAGAAAGTTTAGCGATCTCAAAACTCCACCAAATATTAAGATTATAGCAAATAACAAAGATTTCCCGGAACTATTAGAAACACTAAAAAAATCATAA
- a CDS encoding aconitate hydratase, whose product MAFDINMIKQVYSQMAERVDKAREIVGKPLTLAEKILYSHLWDGTPTEAYTRGKDYVEFAPDRIALQDATAQMALLQFMQAGKAKVAVPTTTHCDHLIQAKQGAAADLKRANETSNEVFNFLESVSNKYGIGFWKPGAGIIHQVVLENYAFPGGMMIGTDSHTVNAGGLGMVAIGVGGADAVDVMAGMAWELKFPKLIGVKLTGELSGWTASKDVILKVAGILTVKGGTGAIVEYFGPGAKNLSCTGKGTICNMGAEIGATTSTFGYDDSMERFLRATDREEIADEANKIREYLTGDDEVYANPEQYFDQVIEINLSELRPHLNGPFSPDLATPVGQLGEKARANDWPIKVDWGLIGSCTNSSYEDLTRAASIAQQAIDKKLKPKSDFGINPGSEQIRYTAERDGLLDVFENLGATVFTNACGPCIGQWDRSDLKGDEKNTIVHSFNRNFSKRADGNPNTHAFVGSPEMVAAIAISGRLDFDPMNDTLLNEDGEQVKLDIPKGIELPPLGFDVKDNGYLEPKADGSSVDVKVAPNSERLQLLEPFVPIKDEELQGMKLLIKAFGKCTTDHISMAGPWLRFRGHLDNIANNTLIGAVNAFNKKTNFVKNQLNGEYGGVPDTQREYKANGIKTIVVGDHNYGEGSSREHAAMQPRHLGVAAVLVKSFARIHETNLKKQGMLALTFKNENDYDLIQEDDTFNFVDISDFTPNKPLTIEVVHKDGSKDTITVNHTYNDAQIAWFREGSALNLIKKQNA is encoded by the coding sequence ATGGCATTCGACATTAACATGATCAAGCAAGTGTATTCTCAAATGGCCGAACGTGTAGATAAAGCACGGGAGATCGTGGGGAAGCCTTTAACTCTTGCAGAAAAAATATTATACAGTCATCTTTGGGATGGAACACCTACCGAAGCATACACAAGAGGAAAGGACTATGTTGAATTTGCTCCCGACAGAATTGCGTTACAGGATGCTACGGCTCAAATGGCGCTATTACAGTTTATGCAGGCCGGTAAAGCAAAGGTTGCCGTGCCAACTACCACGCATTGTGATCACTTGATTCAAGCAAAACAAGGAGCAGCCGCCGACTTAAAGCGGGCAAATGAAACCAGTAATGAAGTGTTTAATTTTCTAGAGTCGGTTTCAAATAAATACGGAATTGGCTTCTGGAAACCCGGAGCGGGAATAATTCATCAGGTAGTACTCGAAAATTATGCTTTTCCGGGCGGAATGATGATTGGTACCGATTCACATACGGTAAATGCCGGCGGATTAGGAATGGTAGCTATTGGTGTAGGAGGGGCAGATGCCGTTGATGTAATGGCAGGAATGGCGTGGGAACTTAAATTCCCGAAACTCATTGGAGTTAAATTAACCGGAGAGCTTAGCGGTTGGACGGCTTCTAAAGATGTTATTTTAAAAGTGGCCGGAATTCTAACGGTAAAAGGCGGAACAGGGGCAATAGTTGAATATTTCGGACCCGGTGCCAAGAATTTGTCATGTACAGGAAAAGGAACTATCTGTAATATGGGAGCCGAAATTGGTGCGACAACTTCAACGTTTGGATACGACGATTCTATGGAGCGTTTCTTGAGAGCAACAGATCGCGAGGAAATTGCAGATGAAGCTAACAAGATACGAGAATATCTTACCGGGGATGATGAAGTTTATGCAAACCCGGAACAATATTTCGATCAGGTGATCGAGATCAACCTATCTGAGCTACGTCCTCATTTAAACGGACCTTTTTCACCGGATCTTGCAACCCCGGTCGGACAATTGGGTGAAAAAGCAAGAGCTAATGACTGGCCTATAAAAGTGGATTGGGGATTAATAGGGTCCTGTACCAATTCATCTTACGAAGATCTTACTCGAGCGGCTTCTATTGCGCAGCAGGCAATTGATAAAAAATTAAAGCCTAAGAGTGATTTTGGAATTAATCCGGGATCGGAGCAGATTCGCTACACTGCAGAACGGGATGGTTTGCTGGATGTATTCGAGAATCTAGGAGCCACTGTGTTTACAAATGCTTGCGGTCCTTGCATTGGTCAGTGGGACCGAAGCGATCTTAAAGGTGATGAGAAGAATACGATAGTTCATTCCTTTAACCGAAACTTTTCGAAGCGAGCCGATGGAAACCCGAATACCCATGCGTTCGTTGGTTCTCCCGAAATGGTGGCAGCAATAGCAATTTCTGGCCGCCTCGATTTCGACCCGATGAACGACACCCTGTTAAACGAGGACGGGGAGCAGGTAAAGCTCGATATACCGAAAGGTATAGAACTTCCTCCTCTCGGTTTTGATGTAAAGGATAACGGATATCTTGAACCAAAGGCCGACGGAAGCAGCGTCGATGTGAAAGTTGCTCCAAATAGTGAAAGATTGCAACTGCTTGAGCCATTCGTGCCAATTAAAGATGAAGAATTACAGGGAATGAAGCTATTAATTAAAGCCTTCGGAAAGTGTACTACAGATCATATTTCTATGGCCGGACCTTGGTTGCGATTTAGAGGGCATCTTGATAATATTGCGAACAACACCCTAATAGGTGCCGTAAATGCGTTTAATAAGAAGACCAATTTCGTTAAAAACCAATTAAACGGAGAATATGGAGGAGTACCCGATACTCAACGCGAATACAAGGCAAATGGAATTAAGACAATTGTGGTTGGAGATCATAATTATGGAGAAGGATCTTCGCGAGAGCACGCAGCGATGCAACCTCGTCATCTTGGGGTAGCTGCGGTATTGGTAAAATCCTTTGCCCGGATCCATGAGACAAACTTAAAGAAACAAGGAATGTTAGCGCTTACCTTCAAGAATGAAAATGATTACGATCTTATTCAGGAGGATGATACCTTCAATTTTGTTGATATTTCCGACTTTACTCCTAATAAACCACTCACAATTGAAGTGGTTCATAAGGATGGAAGCAAGGATACCATTACAGTGAATCATACCTACAATGATGCACAGATCGCCTGGTTCCGTGAAGGCTCGGCATTAAATCTGATAAAGAAACAGAACGCCTAA
- a CDS encoding acyltransferase family protein, producing MKIDLNNRIFGLDLMRTVAILCVVFSHALWNFPDAEGPLVSIIELMGVMGVEIFFVLSGFLIGRILFRIYTDKDFLLSEFRYFLVRRWFRTLPNYYLVLVINILIVLWIGRELPETIGRYFFFLQNASYKMPVFFTESWSLPIEEFAYILTPFLLYLLFLLPLKVSRRKLFLWVTLFIILFFFGTKLIYNEWTSNLSMTMWNRHLKAVTLYRIDAIAYGILAAYISLVYTEIWVKNKMIFLRLGIVLFLVLHAIVPLFNVRIETYPFFWNVLYLPLVSISIAFLLPWLAGIKEASKTIAIPITYISLISYSMYLLHYSIVLQLMRHIAPIEEFEFTQRLIYSVAYIVITILLSYILFRIYEKPMMDIRDRPFFRRSKKMNY from the coding sequence CCTTGGTAAGCATCATTGAGTTAATGGGTGTGATGGGGGTGGAAATTTTCTTTGTACTTAGTGGTTTTTTAATCGGACGAATTTTATTCAGAATCTATACCGATAAGGACTTCTTGCTATCGGAATTCCGATATTTTTTAGTGAGACGATGGTTTAGAACATTGCCAAACTACTATTTGGTACTCGTTATAAACATATTGATTGTCTTATGGATAGGGAGGGAGCTGCCCGAAACTATAGGAAGATATTTTTTCTTTCTTCAGAATGCAAGCTACAAAATGCCGGTGTTTTTTACTGAATCTTGGAGTTTACCCATTGAGGAATTTGCCTATATACTCACGCCGTTCTTATTGTATTTACTGTTTTTACTGCCTCTGAAGGTTTCCAGACGAAAACTGTTTCTTTGGGTCACCCTGTTTATTATTTTGTTTTTCTTCGGAACCAAGCTCATCTATAATGAATGGACAAGCAATCTTAGTATGACCATGTGGAACCGCCATTTAAAAGCCGTAACATTGTATAGGATCGATGCCATAGCTTATGGAATACTAGCCGCCTATATTTCTTTGGTTTATACTGAGATCTGGGTGAAAAATAAAATGATATTCTTAAGATTGGGAATTGTTTTATTTTTGGTGTTACATGCCATCGTACCCTTGTTTAATGTGAGAATAGAAACTTATCCATTCTTTTGGAACGTATTGTATCTTCCATTGGTTTCTATAAGTATTGCTTTTCTGCTACCGTGGTTGGCCGGGATTAAGGAGGCTTCAAAAACAATTGCGATCCCTATTACCTATATAAGTCTCATTTCGTATTCTATGTATTTATTGCATTATTCGATCGTCCTGCAATTAATGCGGCATATAGCACCTATTGAAGAATTTGAGTTTACCCAAAGATTGATTTATTCTGTGGCCTATATTGTAATTACTATATTATTATCCTATATATTGTTTAGGATTTATGAGAAGCCGATGATGGATATCCGTGACAGACCATTTTTCCGAAGAAGCAAAAAAATGAATTATTAA